The bacterium DNA window GTTTAAAGAAGTACGCAGTAGAGTCGGTTGAAAATAAAATTTTGGGGAAAGAATTAACAGGAAGGCAGGAGCTTATGATCTTAAATGCAGCCTATTTAGTTGCTAAGGAGAAAATCAGCGATTTTAAGAAGGAGGCTGATAATTTAAATCAAGGAATGCAAACAAAGGGATTCTATCTTGAATCCACTGGTCCCTGGCCTGCTTATAATTTTACCAAGTTAGAGATTAAATAATAAGATTATGGCTACTCTATTAAAGAGCACGGCTATTAAAAGAAGCAATGTAACTCTAGTAGATGTCCTGGATAAAGTTTTAGAGAAAGGGGCAGTTATAAACGGAGATATTGTCATAAGGGTAGCCGATGTAGACCTTGTGTTTTTAGGTTTAAGACTTATTCTCACATCGGTTTCCAAGGCAGAGGAGCTTTCTGGCAAGAGTTTCAGCGACCGAGAGAAGGAAGCTACTCCGGAAGATATAGCGTATATGCAAAAATTGCAAAGAGAGATAAGAAGGGCCGAAGAAAACATTCCCAAACTAATTGATGTTAGTGATCCCAAAAAGACAGAGCAAGGCTTAGCCAAGTTGGTTTTAACCTTGGTTGAACTTATAAGAAGACTGATGGAGAAGGAGGCTTTTAGAAGAGTAAAGAGAGGCACGCTTTCCCCTACAGAAGTTCAAAAATTGGGATTAAGCCTTAAGGCGGTAAAGAAAAAGATAAAAGAGATTCAGGCAATCTTTGGTATTGAGGACGAAGAATTAAATTTAGATTTGGGTCCTTTAGGAAATTTAATGTGAAAAAAGGAGGGATAAACGATGGCTGAATCACGAGTAGGGAGTTCGCTTAACACTACCAATTTAGCTGACATCTTAGAGAGGGTTCTGGATAAAGGGATTGTTATTGCCGGAGATATTAAGATTCAAATTGCTGATATTGACCTTCTTACCATCAAGATAAGACTTATGATTGCTTCAGTGGATAAGGCTAAGGAGATGGGGATAAATTGGTGGGAGCAAGATTCTTATTTATCTACAAAAGCAAAGGATGCAGAAATCGAAAAGGAGAAAGCAGGATTGCAGAAGAGATTAGAGCAGTTGGAAAAAAAGATTAAAGTCAAATAGCAGAATCAGCATTTTATTATGAAAACGTTAATTTATGTTCCAATTATACATATGAGTGCGGACTTAGGCAGTATTGCTAAGCAGGTAAATAAAAGAGGTATTGCAGATTTTGGAGAGGAATTCTGGAAGAAACACAGAGAGACTGTGTCCGGCTTCTGGGATTCAATTGTTAAATACTTCGCTAATTTAGAGGTTAAGGGTTTTAATATATACCAGGATGGCTTGGTAGCTGACGGAGAAGTTGGCCAAAAAATAGTAGAAGAAGGGGTTAAGTCTGGCAGTAAAAATTATGAAGTTATTGATGATTTATTAAAAAAAGGTGCAGTTTTGGTTCAAACGGAGAATTTCCCTCTGGTTAAAAAAGAAAGAGATCGTATTGTTGAAATTACCCAGGCTAAGACGATGACAATGAAGTTAATTGCTTATTTAATGTATAAGTTAACTAAAGATAGGCTTTTAAAGAAAAGAGATAATTATATAACCAAGAGGATAGATGAAACCTTAGAACATAGTGGGGGAAAAGGCATTCTCTTTTTAGGTGCATACCACAACATAATACCTGAACTCGCCAAAAAAATTCAGATAATTGAGGTAAAGGAAGCAAAAAAAGTAAGGGATTATCAAAGATTGCTTCTTTCATTCAGAAAAAATAAAGAAGAATTTGAAGAGTTAGCAAGGTATTTAATCTCACCAATATAAAAGAAGAACCCTTTACTGCTTTTTTCTCTTTCATAGTTAATCCCATAGACCATCTCCTGTTTTAATCTTTTCCCCGCCTTTATATCAGGAAGATAGTCTATAACCTAAATTTTTGTGTAGATTTTTACGTGAGGCAATGATACAATTCCCTGTTAACTAAAATCCGTGATACTATAAGGGGCTGTGGCGCAGTTGGGAGCGCGTCTGACTGGCAGTCAGAAGGTCAGGAGTTCAAGTCTCCTCAGCTCCACAAACTTATTATAACTTTATGGGAGAATATATGGCAAAACACAAAGTTTTTAAAATACATGATAAATTACATGTTACTATAACAAGTAAACAAATAGAATTAACATCTAACCTTAGGGATTATATTCAGCAGAAAACTTCAAAATTAACAAAATACTTCTCTCATATATCTGACATACATATTATTATAAGTGAAGAAAAATATGGACACGTTATAGAAGTTAATGCATTAACTAATGGAATAACAATGCCGGGCAGAGCAGAGCATACAGATGTTCATACAGCATTTGATAAAGCACTTGCTAAGGTCGAAAACCAAATCAGAAGATATAAGGACAAAATCGTAACTCATACATCTAAGCAAGAAAAGACAGAGAGTAATTCCTGATAAAAAAGGATATAAGGTGAGACTTACTGATTTTATTAATGAAGATGCAGTTTGTATAGATTTAAAATCAAATGATAAAACAGCTGTGCTTTATGAGCTGGTTGATATTCTCCTGAAATCTGGAGGAATTAAAAATGGTAATAGAGAAAAATTGTTTAACATTCTATGTGAGAGAGAGAAACTCGGCAGCACAGGAATTGCTACCGGAGCGGCTATCCCGCATGGAAAATCTGATTTGGTAAAAAGCATAACCATTGCTATTGGTATTTCTCCTAATGGAGTTGATTTTGATTCTATTGACGGGCAAAAGACATGTATATTCGCTCTTTTAATTGCGCCTCCTAGCTCTGCAGCTCCTCATTTAAGAGCACTGGCCAGAATAGCCCATCTTTTTAAAAATAAGACTTTCAGGCATGTTTTGATAAATGCTAAATCTCCAGAAGACGTAATAAGACTAATTGCAACAGAAGAGAAAACTCTTTGAGGGTCCAATGATAAAAACAGCAGTTAAGACAGAAAAAAGAACAATGACTCATGGAGTTTTATTGGATGTGCATGGATCTGGTGTGCTAATTACAGGTAAAAGCGGTGTGGGAAAAAGTGAAGCAGCACTTGATCTGATTACAAGAGGACAGCGGTTGGTTGCAGATGACGTTGTTAATATTAAATTAGTCGCAGAGAAATTTCTGATGGGCTCCGGGTCTGAACTCACTAAACATAAGATGGAGATCAGAGGTCTGGGCATTATAGACATTTGCGCTATCTTTGGAATAGGAAGCATAAGAAATCGTAAAAGGATAGAATTGGTGATAAAACTTGAACACTGGGACAGCAGTAAGGAATATGAAAGATTGGGGCTGGAAGAAAAAATACACTGTATATTGGGGATAGGCATTCCAATGATAATTATTCCTGTAAGGCCTGGACGTAATATTGCAACAATTATTGAAGTTGCTACGAAAAACCACAGATTAAGAAGAATGGGTGCTTTTGCAGCAAAAGAGCTGGATGAAGAATTAATTAATATGTCGAAAAACAAATAGTAAACTAAGAGAGGAAAAGGTATATGCGTAAGCCGTTAATAGCTGGGAATTGGAAAATGAATAAAACTGTGAGCGAAGCAGTAGATTTTGCAAATAACTTAAAGTCAGCATTAAGAGACCTGCAATATGTTGAAATTGTTATATGTCCTGCTTTCGTTGCTTTAAGTGAAGTTAGTAAAATACTGGAAGGAAGCAGCGCAAAGTTAGGTGCTCAGAATATGTATATGCAGGAGAATGGCGCATATACAGGAGAAATATCGCCTCTAATGTTAAAGGAACTGGGTTGCAGGTATGTTATAATAGGGCATTCTGAAAGGAGAGAATATTTTAAGGAAGATAATAAATTAATTAATGCTAAGATAAAGTTGGCCTTAAAATACCAATTGCGTCCAATTTTGTGCGTTGGCGAAACTCTCTCAGAATACCAAAACAATCAGACTATTGATATTGTAAAAACAGAAATTAGAGAGGGTTTAGCTGGTATAGATGAGGAGCAAATGAGTCAGGTAGCTATTGCATATGAGCCGATTTGGGCTATTGGAACAGGGAAAACCGCTACTCCAGATGATGCTAATAGAGTTCATAAGATCATAAGAAAGATTATATCAGAGATGTTTGATGCTAAAACTGGCGAAAAAACGAGAATACAGTATGGCGGCAGTGTAAAACCAGATAATATAGGCGCTTTGATGGAAAAATCCGACATAGACGGGGCTTTAGTAGGTGGAGCAAGTTTGTCTGTGGAATCATTTATAAGAATAGTCAATTATGATAAAAAAGACTGATATAAAAAAAACAGTTGTTATAGAAAACACGCTTGGTTTACATGCAAGACCAGCCGCCTTATTTGTTCAACTTGCTAATAAATTTCAATCGGAGATTTTTGTAGAGAAAAAAGAGCAAAAAGTAAATGGTAAAAGCATCATGGGAATAATGACATTGGCTGCTGGCAAAGGGCAAAAAATAACTATAACAGCAGACGGAAATGATGCTGAAAAAGCTGTAAAGGCCTTAGAAAAATTACTTAAAGATAAATTTGGAGAGGAGTAAACTAGATTGTTGAATGGAATTCCTGTATCACCCGGCATAGTAATTGGTAAAGCTCTGTTATTGGACAGTCGAATATCTGCTGTGCCTAAGTATAAGATTAACAAGAATAGAATAGCAAAAGAAATAATCCGCTTTACAAGAGCGCTTAGCAAAGCTAAAAGGGAGCTTACAGAGATTCAGAGAAAGTTCGTTGCCAAGGTTGGAGAAACGCACGCTGCTATCTTTGATGCGCATCTGTTAATTCTAGAGGATTCATCACTAATAGAAAAAACCATAGAACAAGTAAGAAATGAACAGTTTAATGTGGAGTTTGTGTTTTCAAAGGTACTGGAGAAGGTAATTAAAAAGTTTTCTGATATTAATGATGAATACATGGGGGAACGTGTAGCTGATATAAACGACGTTGGCAGACGTGTTCTCAAAAATCTTTTAGTCAGGAAGCATATGGATTTGTCTAATTTAAAAGAAAGGGTTGTGCTCGTAAGCCATGATCTTTCTCCATCAGACACTGCCCAAATGAATAAGAATAAAGTCATAGGCTTTGCGACTGAAATAGGCGGGCGAACTTCGCATACAGCAATCATGGCAAGAACGTTAGAAATCCCTGCTGTTGTAGGAGTAGAAAGCATTACTCAAAAAGTGATTACAGGGGACACTATTATTATAGATGGGGTTAAGGGAATAGTAATAGTAAATCCTTCTCCGTTTATTCTTGAGAAATATTTGAAGAAGCGGGCAGAAATTAAGTCATTAGGAAGAAAGCTCTCAAGACTTAGATACGTACGCGCAGATACGCTTGATGGGCAGAAAATTTTGCTGGCGGCAAATATAGAATCACGAGACGAAGTCCATTCAATAATAACACATGGCGCAAACGGGATAGGACTTTATAGAACAGAATTTCTCTACTTAAAGAGAAATTCTATGCCTAGCGAAGAAGAGCAGTTTAACGCTTATAGGTATGTTGCTCAAAAAATTAATCCGCAGAATGTGGTTATAAGAACTCTTGATCTGGGAGGAGATAAGTTTATATCAGAGTTAGGAATGCCAAAAGAAATGAATCCCCTTTTAGGTTTGAGGGCTATTAGATTTTGTTTGAAAAGGCCGGATATATTCAAGCCTCAGTTACGGGCTATTCTAAGAGCAAGCCATTACGGTAATGTGTCAATGATGTTCCCTATGATATCAGGATTGTCAGAACTAAGAGAGGCAAAAGTGCTTGTTGAGGGGGTAAAAAAGGAACTGGATAGGGAAAATCTTCCTTATGATAGGAATCTTAAGGTTGGCGCTATGATAGAGGTGCCTTCTGCGGCATTAATAGCTGATATATTGGCGAAGGAAGCAGATTTTTTTAGCATAGGAACTAATGACTTAATTCAGTATTCTTTTGCGCTAGACAGAGTTAACGAAAAAATCTCCTATCTCTATAGACCTAATCATCCGGCAGTTTATCGTTTGATCAAGATGATTATAGACGCTGCGAATAAGGCTGATATTCCTGTCACTATATGTGGAGAGATGGCAGGAGTGCCAGCATCTGTATTGGCCTTATTGGGATTGGGATTGTTTCGTTTCAGTATGGCCTCTGTAATAATTCCCGAAATTAAAAAACTTGTTCGCCATGTGAACACTAACGATGCAAAAAAAGTTGCTAAACATGTTCTCGAATTATCAACAGGCAAGGAAGCAGACAGGTATCTGAGATCCAAGGTTAAAAAGATTATCTCAAGGGCTGAAATTGAGATATATGGCTAAATACTGATGAAAGGAGGAAATGTTCATGGATGTTTTGGATAACTTAGAGTCGATAAAGAAAATAGATGTATCTAATATGTTTGATTTGATATTGAATTTTGACTCTCAGTGCGAGGAGGCTGTTTCTGCTGCCCGGTCTTGCGATATTCCTCGGGAATATTCACAGGTTGAGAAAATTATAGTCATAGGTATGGGTGGTTCAGCAATTGGAGGAGATATTTTATCAAAACTTCTCATAGATGAAATAAAAATTCCAGTATTTGTTAATCGCAATTATCATCTGCCTAATTTTGCAGATAAAAAAACTCTTGTATTTGCTACAAGTTATTCAGGTAATACTGAAGAGACACTTTCTTCTTACAATGATGCGAAGGGACGTGGTTGCAGAATAATTTGTGTAACAAGCGGGGGAAGACTGGCTGAGAATGCAGAGTCTGACAGTCTTCCACTCATAAAAATACCCGGTGGTCAACCTCCGAGAAGTGCGTTAGGATACATTTTTCTACCTGTGTTAATAGTTATGCAAAATCTAGGACTTACCACTAAGATGGAAGATATAAGTGAAGCTATAAGTATTTTAAAGAGGTTTAAAACTGTGTGGGGAAATAAATTCTCTGATTCAAATCCGGCAAAAAAACTCGCAAAGACATTATACAATAAATTTCCTCTGATCTATTCTGTGGATGGCTGTCTTGGGCCAGTAGCCCTAAGATGGAAAACACAGCTGAATGAAAACAGTAAAATTCTGGCATACAATAATGTTTTCCCTGAGCTGGATCATAATGAAATAGTTGGCTGGGAAGGGCTGGATAATCTAACCAAGAGTATGTCAGTCATAATACTCAGAGATAAAGGTGATTTTGAGAGAAATTCAAAGCGTATTGTTATAACAAGTTCAATCATAAAAGACAAACCAAGTGAAATTACTGAAGTCTGGACAGAGGGTAATTCTGTATTAGCCAGAATGTTCTCACTTATTTATCTTGGAGATTTTGTGAGTTTTTATCTTGCAATATTGTATGGAGTTGATCCAACACCTGTTGAGAGGATAGAGATATTAAAGAAAAAACTAGTGGAATAGCAAAAGGAGAAATCAGATGGTAACAAAGAATAACAACAACTATTTATTTACATCAGAGTCTGTAACTGAAGGACACCCTGATAAGATGGCGGACCAAATATCTGACAGTGTTTTAGATGTTATTATGGAGAATGACCCAAATGGAAGAGTTGCATGTGAGACACTTGTAACCACAGGCATCGTATATATTGCCGGAGAGATTACAACTTCGTGCTATGTGGATATTCCTACAATTGCAAGAAAGACTATTAGAGAGATTGGCTATACTAATGCTTCTTATGGATTTGATTACGAAACATGCGGGGTTCTTACTGCTATACAATCTCAGTCTCCAGACATTGCTCTTGGTGTTGATCCAGGTGGTGCAGGAGACCAGGGTATGATGTTTGGTTATGCGACTGAGGAGACAAAGGAACTTATGCCCTTGCCAATCATGCTTGCTCATAAACTTTGCAGAAGACTGGCTAAGATAAGAAAAGAAAAAGTATTAGATTACTTAAGGCCTGATGGAAAGTCGCAGGTAACAGCTGAATATGCAGATGGAAAACCATGCCGTATAGAAGCAATAGTAGTCTCAGCACAACATGACGGCGATATTGATATGAACATCTTAAAGGATGATATAAAAGAACATGTGATAAGACCTGTCATTCCTTCTAATCTGATGGATAGCAAAACCAAGATTTTTATAAATCCAACGGGTCGCTTTGAGATAGGTGGACCACATGGAGATACTGGTTTGACAGGGAGAAAGATCATAGTTGATACATACGGCGGTGTAGGCAGTCACGGCGGAGGCTGCTTTTCTGGTAAAGATTGCACCAAAGTTGATCGGTCTGCATCTTATTTTGCCCGCTATCTTGCAAAGAATATAGTAGCAGCTGGTTTAACGTCTGAATGTGAGATTCAGCTGGCATACGCAATTGGGGTACCTGAACCAGTTTCAGTTATGGTAAATACATTCAATAAAGGCAAGATAGCCAAAGATAAAATTAAAAAGCTTCTTATTGATAATTTTGATATGAGCCCGAAAGGAATAATTAATCATCTAAAACTTCGCAGGCCAATCTATAGAAAAACTGCCTGCTATGGTCATTTTGGTAGAGAAGAAAATACCTTTACATGGGAAAAGACAGATAAAGCAGATTTTCTTAGAAAAAAAGCTGGACTGTACTCGTAATTAATATATAGGAGGATGTTGTTTTGAAATACGATATAAAAGACATCAAGCTGGCTAAAGAGGGTAAATTGCGCATACAATGGGCAGAAAAAAGCATGCCTGTTCTTAGATCAATCCAGTCGCGTTTTATCAAGGAAAAGCCCCTAGCGGGAATTAGGTTAGGAGCATGTCTGCACGTTACAACAGAGACAGCTAATTTGGCAATAGCTCTAAAAGCCGGTGGCGCAGAAGTAAGGTTATGCGCTTCAAATCCTCTAAGTACTCAGGATGATGTTGCTGCTTCTCTTGTAGCAGATTATGGAATATCCGTTTTCGCTATATGTGGAGAGAATAACAAAACTTATTATAGCCATATTAGCAGTGCATTAGAAAATAAACCTAATATTACCATGGACGACGGCGCAGATTTAGTTTCCACAATTCACAATAATAAGAGAGAGCTTATAAAAGATATTCTTGGCGGAACAGAGGAGACGACAACAGGTGTTATTCGATTGAGAAGTCTGGAAAGACAGAAAAAACTTGCGTTTCCGATCATAGCTGTTAATGACGCCGACACAAAACATTTCTTTGACAACAGATATGGTACCGGGCAAAGCACAGTCGACGGCATTATTAGGGCAACGAACATGTTGTTTGCTGGTTCCACTGTTGTGGTATCTGGATATGGCTGGTGCGGACGGGGCTTTGCGAGCAGGGCTAAAGGCATGGGTGCAAACGTTATTATAACAGAAGTAGACCCTCTGCGCGCATTAGAAGCAGCCATGGATGGATTTTCTGTTATGCCCATGGAGAAAGCTTCTTATATTGGCGATGCCTTTGTAACTTTAACAGGGGACATACATGTTTTAGCAGCCAGGCACTTTAAGAATATGAAGGATGGCGCTATCATTGCAAATTCAGGACACTTTGACGTAGAGATTGATGTGCCGGCTCTTGAAAAACTGAGTAAAAGCAAAAAAAGAGCAAGAGAATTTGTTGATGAATATACTCTGCAAAACGGCAGGAGAATATGTCTTTTGGGAGAAGGCCGTTTGATTAATCTTGCATCCGCTGAGGGACATCCTGCAATGGTGATGGATATGAGCTTTGCCAATCAGTCCTTATCAGCTGAGTATATTGCGAAGAATTACAAAAAACTAGAGAACAAAGTATATAGAGTCCCTGAAGATATAGATAAAAATATTTCCCGACTCAAACTTGAGTCAATGGGTATTAAAATAGACACCTTAACTCCCGAACAGAAAAAATATCTCAGTTCATGGGAAATGGGGACGTAGCTTTACACCTCCCAGCATACATCTTTAAAATTGCAGTTTTCGCATTTTGTTTTATCGTATTCTGGTAATTTCTCAAATTCAAGATTGTGAATTTGTTGCCATACATCAATAATGAGCTTCTTCATATCTTCTGCCATTTTATCAGTTATTGTAAGCTCGAGTGTTTTATATTCACCTTCTTCTATATCGTATTTTTTTACTGTTCTTTTTGAGGGCTCAATAAATTCAAGTTTGCATGATGCAACTTTATAAGGCTCGGGCTGATTTTCCAGTATTAGCTTATATGCTATTAGCTGGTGAAGGTATTCGTCGCAGTCTTTATTAAGAGGGTCATTGTTGTCTGTAATACTTTTTATATGTCTATATGCATCTCCTGTTTTGTAATCAATAACGCACACATTTCTATTGCTTCCAACGGTATCTATTCTGTCAAACCTCCCTGAAAAAGGGATATTCTCATTTATAAATATTCCAAGGCTTTTCTCTATGAATAAAACGCACGCAGGGCTTTCAGCCTTCTTCTGATACCAGTTTCTGAGCTCCTCAACTTTCCCAAGGCAGCCTTGTTCTATCCTTTGTCCCGGGGACATATTTTTCAGACAGGTCTTAAAAACATTCTCAAAAAAACTAAATCCGGGGAGACTTCGTCTCGAGAGACTTTGTCTCTTTTTATATACTTCATAGGTTTTGCTCAATGCTTTGTGTACACATGTCCCAAATAGCAGGCTTTCAGTTAATTCACTTGGAATCATTAACAGGTTATTGTAGAGAAAATATCTCTTGCATTTTACATAGTTATTTACATTTGTTGGATTTAGGGTTATGGATTTTACGTAGTCTTTGAGAATTTCCTCTGTTTGCAAAAAGGGCGGACGTTCCTTAACTGTATCTATAGAAAATCTAAGAACA harbors:
- a CDS encoding gas vesicle protein K; this translates as MATLLKSTAIKRSNVTLVDVLDKVLEKGAVINGDIVIRVADVDLVFLGLRLILTSVSKAEELSGKSFSDREKEATPEDIAYMQKLQREIRRAEENIPKLIDVSDPKKTEQGLAKLVLTLVELIRRLMEKEAFRRVKRGTLSPTEVQKLGLSLKAVKKKIKEIQAIFGIEDEELNLDLGPLGNLM
- a CDS encoding gas vesicle protein is translated as MAESRVGSSLNTTNLADILERVLDKGIVIAGDIKIQIADIDLLTIKIRLMIASVDKAKEMGINWWEQDSYLSTKAKDAEIEKEKAGLQKRLEQLEKKIKVK
- the raiA gene encoding ribosome-associated translation inhibitor RaiA, whose protein sequence is MAKHKVFKIHDKLHVTITSKQIELTSNLRDYIQQKTSKLTKYFSHISDIHIIISEEKYGHVIEVNALTNGITMPGRAEHTDVHTAFDKALAKVENQIRRYKDKIVTHTSKQEKTESNS
- a CDS encoding PTS sugar transporter subunit IIA, producing the protein MRLTDFINEDAVCIDLKSNDKTAVLYELVDILLKSGGIKNGNREKLFNILCEREKLGSTGIATGAAIPHGKSDLVKSITIAIGISPNGVDFDSIDGQKTCIFALLIAPPSSAAPHLRALARIAHLFKNKTFRHVLINAKSPEDVIRLIATEEKTL
- the tpiA gene encoding triose-phosphate isomerase, whose amino-acid sequence is MRKPLIAGNWKMNKTVSEAVDFANNLKSALRDLQYVEIVICPAFVALSEVSKILEGSSAKLGAQNMYMQENGAYTGEISPLMLKELGCRYVIIGHSERREYFKEDNKLINAKIKLALKYQLRPILCVGETLSEYQNNQTIDIVKTEIREGLAGIDEEQMSQVAIAYEPIWAIGTGKTATPDDANRVHKIIRKIISEMFDAKTGEKTRIQYGGSVKPDNIGALMEKSDIDGALVGGASLSVESFIRIVNYDKKD
- a CDS encoding HPr family phosphocarrier protein: MKKTVVIENTLGLHARPAALFVQLANKFQSEIFVEKKEQKVNGKSIMGIMTLAAGKGQKITITADGNDAEKAVKALEKLLKDKFGEE
- the ptsP gene encoding phosphoenolpyruvate--protein phosphotransferase; this translates as MLNGIPVSPGIVIGKALLLDSRISAVPKYKINKNRIAKEIIRFTRALSKAKRELTEIQRKFVAKVGETHAAIFDAHLLILEDSSLIEKTIEQVRNEQFNVEFVFSKVLEKVIKKFSDINDEYMGERVADINDVGRRVLKNLLVRKHMDLSNLKERVVLVSHDLSPSDTAQMNKNKVIGFATEIGGRTSHTAIMARTLEIPAVVGVESITQKVITGDTIIIDGVKGIVIVNPSPFILEKYLKKRAEIKSLGRKLSRLRYVRADTLDGQKILLAANIESRDEVHSIITHGANGIGLYRTEFLYLKRNSMPSEEEQFNAYRYVAQKINPQNVVIRTLDLGGDKFISELGMPKEMNPLLGLRAIRFCLKRPDIFKPQLRAILRASHYGNVSMMFPMISGLSELREAKVLVEGVKKELDRENLPYDRNLKVGAMIEVPSAALIADILAKEADFFSIGTNDLIQYSFALDRVNEKISYLYRPNHPAVYRLIKMIIDAANKADIPVTICGEMAGVPASVLALLGLGLFRFSMASVIIPEIKKLVRHVNTNDAKKVAKHVLELSTGKEADRYLRSKVKKIISRAEIEIYG
- a CDS encoding bifunctional phosphoglucose/phosphomannose isomerase, yielding MDVLDNLESIKKIDVSNMFDLILNFDSQCEEAVSAARSCDIPREYSQVEKIIVIGMGGSAIGGDILSKLLIDEIKIPVFVNRNYHLPNFADKKTLVFATSYSGNTEETLSSYNDAKGRGCRIICVTSGGRLAENAESDSLPLIKIPGGQPPRSALGYIFLPVLIVMQNLGLTTKMEDISEAISILKRFKTVWGNKFSDSNPAKKLAKTLYNKFPLIYSVDGCLGPVALRWKTQLNENSKILAYNNVFPELDHNEIVGWEGLDNLTKSMSVIILRDKGDFERNSKRIVITSSIIKDKPSEITEVWTEGNSVLARMFSLIYLGDFVSFYLAILYGVDPTPVERIEILKKKLVE
- the metK gene encoding methionine adenosyltransferase — translated: MVTKNNNNYLFTSESVTEGHPDKMADQISDSVLDVIMENDPNGRVACETLVTTGIVYIAGEITTSCYVDIPTIARKTIREIGYTNASYGFDYETCGVLTAIQSQSPDIALGVDPGGAGDQGMMFGYATEETKELMPLPIMLAHKLCRRLAKIRKEKVLDYLRPDGKSQVTAEYADGKPCRIEAIVVSAQHDGDIDMNILKDDIKEHVIRPVIPSNLMDSKTKIFINPTGRFEIGGPHGDTGLTGRKIIVDTYGGVGSHGGGCFSGKDCTKVDRSASYFARYLAKNIVAAGLTSECEIQLAYAIGVPEPVSVMVNTFNKGKIAKDKIKKLLIDNFDMSPKGIINHLKLRRPIYRKTACYGHFGREENTFTWEKTDKADFLRKKAGLYS
- the ahcY gene encoding adenosylhomocysteinase, translated to MKYDIKDIKLAKEGKLRIQWAEKSMPVLRSIQSRFIKEKPLAGIRLGACLHVTTETANLAIALKAGGAEVRLCASNPLSTQDDVAASLVADYGISVFAICGENNKTYYSHISSALENKPNITMDDGADLVSTIHNNKRELIKDILGGTEETTTGVIRLRSLERQKKLAFPIIAVNDADTKHFFDNRYGTGQSTVDGIIRATNMLFAGSTVVVSGYGWCGRGFASRAKGMGANVIITEVDPLRALEAAMDGFSVMPMEKASYIGDAFVTLTGDIHVLAARHFKNMKDGAIIANSGHFDVEIDVPALEKLSKSKKRAREFVDEYTLQNGRRICLLGEGRLINLASAEGHPAMVMDMSFANQSLSAEYIAKNYKKLENKVYRVPEDIDKNISRLKLESMGIKIDTLTPEQKKYLSSWEMGT